Proteins encoded together in one uncultured Desulfosarcina sp. window:
- a CDS encoding sigma-54 dependent transcriptional regulator, which produces MEEKQKKILIIDDEENMRHMLQTMLQRHGYAVRTASNGARGLAEIDRDSFDFILCDVKMPQMNGMEFLKAAGDRLLASTVIMMSAYGSIDMAIEAMKLGAYDFISKPFKNEEIRLTIKKAEERERLKRENLELKNRIRRLGGDLTFGNMVGKSPAMQQVFSMALKVARFDSTVLITGESGTGKELVAQGIHRQSERQSGPMVPVNCASIPESLIESELFGYVKGAFTGADRDKKGLFEIAEGGTLFLDEIGDIPVSLQPKLLRVLQESEVRPVGGNKATTVNVRVIAATSKNLETEIANGNFREDLFYRLNVVPIELPPLRNRVDDIPLLCRFFITRLNDSLGSGIKNISAAAMAILMKHDWPGNVRELENAIERAMVLADSATLEPENFSLRASGSENPDAPVDGDEGFSLKVARAKLEDRLIRKALAATGGNRTHAANMLEISHPSLLSKMKLYGID; this is translated from the coding sequence ATGGAAGAAAAGCAAAAAAAAATATTGATCATCGATGACGAAGAAAACATGCGGCATATGCTGCAAACCATGCTTCAGCGCCATGGGTATGCGGTCCGTACCGCCAGCAACGGTGCCCGGGGGCTTGCCGAGATCGATCGTGATTCCTTCGATTTTATCCTCTGTGACGTGAAAATGCCGCAGATGAACGGCATGGAATTTCTAAAGGCCGCCGGTGATCGCCTTCTGGCCAGTACGGTCATCATGATGTCCGCCTACGGAAGTATCGACATGGCCATCGAAGCCATGAAGCTGGGCGCCTATGATTTTATCTCCAAACCGTTCAAGAATGAGGAGATCCGTCTGACGATCAAGAAGGCGGAGGAAAGGGAGCGCCTTAAAAGAGAAAACCTGGAACTGAAAAACCGCATCCGGAGACTCGGCGGCGATCTCACCTTCGGCAATATGGTGGGCAAAAGCCCGGCCATGCAGCAAGTTTTCTCCATGGCGTTGAAAGTGGCGCGTTTCGACAGTACCGTGCTGATTACCGGTGAAAGCGGCACAGGCAAGGAACTGGTGGCTCAGGGCATCCATCGCCAAAGCGAGCGTCAATCCGGCCCCATGGTTCCGGTCAACTGTGCGTCCATCCCGGAAAGCCTGATTGAAAGCGAATTGTTCGGTTACGTGAAAGGTGCATTCACCGGGGCCGACAGGGATAAAAAAGGGCTGTTTGAAATCGCCGAAGGTGGCACCCTGTTTCTCGATGAAATTGGCGATATCCCTGTTTCACTGCAGCCCAAGCTGCTGCGGGTGCTTCAGGAAAGCGAGGTCCGCCCGGTCGGCGGCAACAAGGCCACGACCGTAAATGTCCGGGTCATCGCGGCAACATCGAAGAATCTGGAAACGGAGATCGCAAACGGAAATTTCAGAGAGGATCTTTTTTACCGGCTCAATGTGGTTCCTATTGAATTGCCGCCCCTGCGCAATCGTGTAGACGACATCCCGCTGCTGTGCCGGTTTTTTATTACCCGTCTGAACGATTCTCTGGGCAGCGGCATCAAGAACATTTCCGCTGCGGCCATGGCCATCTTGATGAAACACGACTGGCCCGGAAATGTGCGCGAACTGGAAAATGCCATCGAACGCGCTATGGTACTGGCCGACAGCGCGACACTTGAACCCGAGAATTTCTCATTAAGGGCATCCGGGTCGGAAAACCCGGATGCTCCGGTGGATGGTGATGAGGGGTTTTCGTTGAAGGTCGCCCGCGCCAAACTGGAAGACCGATTGATTCGCAAGGCGCTGGCCGCCACAGGCGGCAATCGAACCCATGCGGCCAATATGCTGGAGATCAGCCACCCTTCGCTGTTGAGCAAGATGAAGCTATACGGAATCGATTGA
- a CDS encoding ATP-binding protein codes for MLFIYTLVMFIFLERTIAHYTEQKRAFLQIACENVMRLRDVEHAIEAMQDSRALKKDERFLFLPAESLRIEKGDSGLDDSTLRTAVLSTLRSGQPITQKTGKTFGLLFSRHEAVIVTFPVEKKGRILAAGGLKSPLTVIYQDFRRVQKIAFVFVVITSCFFALIGNRQLSRVYFKPLQRLAKRAETYTDEDPLFFAVRKEDNEFSTLSASLNKMLERISRDKSVLKETIGSLKTTNLELQKAQNDVIRAEKLATVGRLTSGIAHEIGNPIGIVLGYLDLMKQTDLTRDEQNDFIRRSEKEIARIHHIIRQLLDMTRTSSDESKTITVRPLLEELVSVFSYQPSANGIVFESQFNADEDHVVADPERLRQVFLNILLNAVDAINSEPPSEPRIKLISHCSIDENGSYGKDGKKVIEIQIQDNGPGIEPSDLNHIFDPFFTTKQPGQGTGLGLSVSFMIIEKLGGTMSVSSGKEEGTLFRVRLPLAELKDRVIEPMDR; via the coding sequence ATGCTTTTCATCTATACGCTGGTGATGTTCATCTTCCTCGAACGGACGATCGCCCATTACACGGAACAAAAGCGTGCTTTTTTGCAGATCGCCTGTGAAAATGTAATGCGCTTAAGGGACGTAGAACATGCCATTGAGGCCATGCAAGATAGCCGTGCATTAAAAAAGGACGAACGTTTTCTCTTTCTCCCGGCAGAATCCTTGAGGATCGAAAAAGGTGATTCCGGGCTTGACGATTCCACGCTGAGAACTGCGGTACTTTCAACGCTCAGGTCCGGCCAGCCGATTACGCAAAAGACCGGCAAAACGTTCGGTTTGCTTTTCTCGCGCCATGAAGCGGTGATCGTTACATTTCCTGTTGAAAAAAAGGGCCGAATCCTGGCTGCCGGCGGACTGAAAAGTCCGCTTACGGTCATCTACCAGGACTTTCGCCGGGTCCAGAAGATCGCCTTTGTTTTTGTGGTGATCACCAGCTGCTTTTTTGCGCTGATCGGAAATCGGCAATTGTCACGTGTCTATTTCAAACCCTTACAGCGCCTGGCTAAAAGGGCGGAAACCTATACCGATGAAGATCCGCTTTTTTTCGCTGTTCGTAAGGAAGATAATGAATTCTCAACCCTCTCCGCTTCCTTGAACAAAATGTTGGAGCGTATATCCAGGGACAAAAGCGTCTTGAAAGAAACCATCGGCTCCCTGAAGACGACCAATCTGGAGCTTCAAAAAGCCCAGAACGATGTCATCCGTGCCGAAAAACTGGCAACCGTGGGGCGGTTGACGTCAGGCATCGCCCACGAGATCGGAAATCCCATCGGAATTGTCCTGGGGTACCTGGATCTGATGAAACAGACGGATCTGACCCGGGACGAACAAAATGATTTTATTCGCCGGTCGGAAAAAGAGATTGCGCGAATCCACCATATCATCCGGCAACTGCTGGACATGACCCGGACTTCCTCCGACGAATCCAAAACGATTACGGTCCGACCGTTGCTGGAGGAACTCGTTTCGGTTTTTTCCTACCAGCCATCTGCCAATGGGATCGTTTTCGAATCCCAATTCAACGCTGACGAAGATCATGTCGTTGCCGATCCGGAACGTTTGCGGCAGGTGTTTTTAAACATCCTGCTCAACGCCGTGGATGCGATCAATTCCGAGCCACCCTCTGAACCGAGGATAAAACTGATCAGCCATTGTTCCATAGACGAAAACGGATCTTACGGAAAGGATGGCAAAAAGGTGATCGAAATCCAGATTCAGGACAACGGTCCCGGCATTGAACCATCCGATCTGAACCATATTTTCGATCCTTTTTTTACCACCAAGCAACCCGGACAGGGCACGGGGTTGGGGCTTAGCGTATCTTTCATGATCATCGAGAAACTGGGTGGAACGATGTCCGTATCCAGTGGCAAAGAAGAGGGGACGCTTTTTCGGGTGAGATTGCCTCTCGCCGAGTTAAAAGATCGTGTGATTGAGCCTATGGACAGGTGA